The genomic region CAAAAGTAATGAAGGTATAGAGCTTTTTATCTAACATTAAATTCCTAAAATCTGATTTATATTTAAATCGTTGAAAGAGGAATCCAATTTTCGGTCTCCTATTAAACTGGCAAACACAAGTGTAAGTATCAGCATCTTCAAAGACCATGTTCGCACCAAAATGTGCTACTTCTTCAATAAAATGTCCCTTCTCGAGGTATTCCCTAAACACTTCAGATGATGCCGAATTAAAAAATTTATGAGGGAAAATAAAAGCATTATTGCCCTCTAGAGAGGAAATATTATTAGCCAATTCAAAAAAAATGTTTGCTATGTCATAAGCTCCTTTTGCATTTTCGTAATTCGATTCATAAAAATTTTTCTCTTGAGGTTGAGATGATTGAATCTCCTGCACTCTCATATATGGTGGATTTCCAATTACCACATCAAAACCTCTAAAGTCCCCCTCATCATCCAATACTTCGGGAAATTCAAAGCGCCACTCAAAGGCGTTTTCATAGATCTTATTGTCCTTGATCTCTGCGATCTCGGTTTCCAGCTTTTTACTCTCCTTGGTCAGTTTCTCCAGCTTTTTGTTCCAGGCCGCTTTTTCCCGTTTAGATTGTTCAAAAAGTTTGGTCTGGTTGGCCATGATAAAGATCTCTCCCTTCACCTTTTGCAGCCTCTTTACTTTGGGGTCATTAGAAGATATCTCGCTTCTAAAATCATTCTTGATATCGTGGATGATGCGCTCCATCTCCCGCTTCTGCTCCTTATTCTCGGCATTCCGGTAAGTATCCACCGCCACCCGGTAGCTGTCGATGCTCCATTTGCTATCCTTTAAGGCCTTGCTCAGGTCGGCATCCAGGTCGAAACGGCTTATCAGGGAGTTCCCACACTTGATGTTGATATCGATATTGGGCAGGGTTTCCAGTTCGGTCTCATTTCTATAATAAGCATTCTTTAATAGCTCTATCCATAATCGCAGGCGGCAGATCTTAACAGAGTTGGAATTTATATCCACACCAAAAAGACAGTTCTCAATGATCTGTTGCTTTTCATGGAAAAGCGCTTCCTGTACCCGCTGGCTTTCCTTAGAATTAGGATTGTATTCAAATAGTTCGCCTTCTTCATCGGTCACCACCAGTTCGTCGTTTACCACCTCCACCTGGTACTCCTTTAATCTTCTGCCACTACGATCCTGCAGGATATTCAGGTCGTTCTTAATGGAGATCATTTCATTTAAAGCAGAAACTAAAAAGTGTCCAGATCCTACAGCGGGATCACAGATCTTCAGACTGTTTATAATTTTATTGGCTTCCTCACGGTCTTCTATACAATCGTATAGTTCATCCAGGTCTTTACAATTCCAGCCTTTGGTTTCGTTGAACTTTTGCACCACCGCTTTCCTGATGGTTTCCCGGCACATATACATAGTGATAAAACCGGGAGTAAAGAAAGACCCGTCTTTATACCCATTGATCTTTTCAAAGATAAGCCCCAGCACCGAGGCATTGATAAGCGTTTTATTATCCTCCTGTATGGTCTCCCCACCTTCACTGCTAAAGTCATAGGCATTCAGAAATTCAAACAGGTATTCCAGGGCATTCAGCTCTCCGGTTCTCTTCTTTCCTTTTTTATCCTTGAGGACGGTGGCACTGTAAATAGGAAGGATCTTATCGTCCCGTAGGTTGCTTATAAATAAGGTGGAATGTTCTATATCGGTTGGTTCAAAAAGCGAACTGTTCAGGTAAGGCACCTTTTCGAACAATGCCTTTACATCTTCATTTCGCTCTCCGTGTTGTCTCGCCAGCACCTGGAAAAATAAACTGTTTAGATCATCATAATTATGAATTCTATCCATGTTTAAGAACTCATAAGATCTATCTCCTTTATGATAGGTAACCAGCTGGGCTTCCAGCAATTTTAAGAACAGGATTCGGTTAAGCCAGGTTATACTTAGCTCAAGACCAACATTAAACAGGCGTTCCTGTTGATTCGCTCCAAACTGTAAAGGATTCTCCAGTCGGCTTATCTTATCGGTACTATCCAGCTGTATGATGGCATTCTCCAGGAAAGATCCCGTATTGCGCTTACCTTCCTTCTACCGTTCGATGATCTTCTTGCCTCCCTGTTTGGTTTCGGTCAGGCCTATGATATGCAATAATTCGCCATAAAATCTTTTGTCCAGGCTGTTGCTATCGTTGGTAAAAGGCAGTTTGAGCAAATGTTCAGGAGAAAAAAGCTTGAAAAGGGTAATTAACTTATTGTCGTCTTTCGGGTTATTATTTCGAAGTGGCTTCTCATAATTCCGGATATCGAAGTAAGTAAACTCCAGTGATGTATCCAGTTGAGCTATAAAAGGTTCGGCAACTTCCCGGTAAAAGAAATCGGTAGTTTTCCCGGCCAGTCTCCCAGCCTCAAAATCCTCAAATTGATTTACCAGTTTCTTATTTTGTGCGAAAGATTTTTCGAAAATATTGGCATCGAAAATATACCATTCGTTGATATTGGTAGCTACCAGGTATTTCACTTCCAGGTTTTTCTGGCTGATTCGTTCCCTTAGATAATACAAGACCAGTTCCTGGAAAGCCTTTACATTGATCCTTTCCCGGCTGATCATTTCACTCTTATTCTTAGGCTTTTTAGCCTCAATGATCACCCCCACCGTACTTTTCGCCTTCTTGCCGTTATGGATCACCAGGTCGTTGCGCCCCTTAGTATTAATGAAATGGTCTGGATCGTAATAGGTCTTTTTCAGGAAATCGGTGACCAGGTTCTTATGAAATTCCTCAGACTCGGAATCATTGGTTCGATCCAGTAATTGTTTAAGGTTCTCTTTAAAGCTCTCTATGCGGGAGCGATTGGGTTTTACCTTTAAAAAGGCCTTATTAAGTGCCTTTCTTGGTTTGAGTATATTGAAACTTTTTGAATTGGTTTCCTGTTCCGTCTGCATGCAGAAATGAGGTTAGTTTAATAACAGAGAGCTAGTAGGGAACACTCTCTGAAATGGAAAATCATAAAATATAACTTCCCCTTATAAATTTTTAACAAGATATAAAGAAGATCCAAATCTTAAAATCTAAAATATAAAAAGCTATCAACAGGAAATCAAGTGATAGGCTGGAAGTTTATTTTCCAAAGATCGAATGCGCCTCAGCAAGTATTTTTTTAAAGTTCGCTTCGATCTCTTCTTCTGAGTAATATACCGATGAGTCCGGCAAACTTCTTTCTATGGAAGGGTTTAGAAATTGCAATTTTCTGTCCTGTCCATCAGCATACGTAATAAACTCTCCCTGTTTCAACCTAAAAAATACATCTGCCCTGATCTTTGGCACCTCTTTTTCACCGGTAGTCACCCGGGTGTC from Gramella sp. MT6 harbors:
- a CDS encoding Eco57I restriction-modification methylase domain-containing protein translates to MLEAQLVTYHKGDRSYEFLNMDRIHNYDDLNSLFFQVLARQHGERNEDVKALFEKVPYLNSSLFEPTDIEHSTLFISNLRDDKILPIYSATVLKDKKGKKRTGELNALEYLFEFLNAYDFSSEGGETIQEDNKTLINASVLGLIFEKINGYKDGSFFTPGFITMYMCRETIRKAVVQKFNETKGWNCKDLDELYDCIEDREEANKIINSLKICDPAVGSGHFLVSALNEMISIKNDLNILQDRSGRRLKEYQVEVVNDELVVTDEEGELFEYNPNSKESQRVQEALFHEKQQIIENCLFGVDINSNSVKICRLRLWIELLKNAYYRNETELETLPNIDINIKCGNSLISRFDLDADLSKALKDSKWSIDSYRVAVDTYRNAENKEQKREMERIIHDIKNDFRSEISSNDPKVKRLQKVKGEIFIMANQTKLFEQSKREKAAWNKKLEKLTKESKKLETEIAEIKDNKIYENAFEWRFEFPEVLDDEGDFRGFDVVIGNPPYMRVQEIQSSQPQEKNFYESNYENAKGAYDIANIFFELANNISSLEGNNAFIFPHKFFNSASSEVFREYLEKGHFIEEVAHFGANMVFEDADTYTCVCQFNRRPKIGFLFQRFKYKSDFRNLMLDKKLYTFITFEMIKRSSELYGGNQWVLFEKNLGFNVFNKIYSEARLFSEVFEDIFVGLQTSRDSLFVLEKVDGSDFTLRVPISDKTYDLETDLFKPFLMGKDVHRYGHLVTDKYVFFPYRIINNTAEIISLDEIKKKFPETYNYVKDHEKVFKARESGKAGKKLHWNAYIYPKNLSKFEQPKLSSMEICATHPNVTLNKKNLYHTTKVYSWVKKRKCQRILRISFSYSEFKIVMVVSQNYW